In Vibrio tritonius, the following are encoded in one genomic region:
- the fadD gene encoding long-chain-fatty-acid--CoA ligase FadD, whose translation MDKPWLSRYPSDVPETIDPDQYQSLVEMFELSVKKYAEQPAFINMGTVMTFQKLEERSRAFAAYLQHDLKLKKGDRVALMMPNLLQYPVALFGILRAGLVAVNVNPLYTPRELEHQLKDAHIETIVIVSNFANTLEKIVANTPVKHVILTSLGQMLPRAKGTLVDFVVKYVKRLVPKYHLPGAISMRQTIRKGRRLPYVQPKLSGDDIAFLQYTGGTTGVAKGAILTHRNMVANVLQAKGAYGPVLREGQELVVTALPLYHVFALSVNCLLFIEMGGSNLLITNPRDIPGFIKELDKHDVTAITGVNTLFNALVCNEDFHTLDLTHLKLSVGGGMAVQRAVADKWKKITGIHLLEGYGLTECSPLVAGNPYDLTDYSGAIGFPVPSTEARLVNEQGEVVGHNEVGELQVRGPQVMQGYWRRPNATREVLTDDGWLSTGDIVRFDDNGMMYIVDRKKDMILVSGFNVYPNEIEDVVALHHKVLEVAAIGQTHEVSGEVVKVYVVARDNSLTKEELITHCREHLTGYKVPKIVEFRDELPKTNVGKILRRVLREENEQQQKNA comes from the coding sequence GTGGATAAACCCTGGCTTTCACGTTACCCAAGTGATGTACCTGAAACCATCGATCCCGATCAATATCAGTCACTTGTTGAGATGTTTGAGTTATCGGTAAAAAAATACGCCGAGCAACCAGCATTTATAAATATGGGCACAGTAATGACCTTCCAAAAACTGGAAGAGCGTAGCCGTGCCTTTGCTGCTTATCTTCAGCATGATCTCAAGCTGAAAAAGGGGGATCGTGTTGCTTTGATGATGCCCAACCTACTGCAGTACCCCGTCGCGTTGTTCGGAATTTTACGCGCCGGTCTTGTGGCGGTAAACGTTAATCCTCTTTACACGCCGCGTGAACTGGAGCATCAGCTTAAAGATGCGCATATCGAGACGATTGTGATCGTATCGAATTTTGCCAATACGCTGGAAAAGATTGTCGCCAACACGCCAGTCAAACATGTGATTTTGACCAGTCTTGGGCAGATGTTACCTCGTGCTAAAGGAACGCTCGTCGATTTCGTGGTGAAATACGTTAAACGTTTAGTGCCGAAATACCATCTGCCAGGCGCCATTTCTATGCGCCAAACCATTCGTAAAGGTCGCCGTTTACCCTATGTTCAGCCCAAGTTATCGGGTGATGATATTGCTTTCTTGCAATACACGGGGGGGACCACTGGCGTGGCGAAAGGGGCAATATTGACTCACCGTAACATGGTGGCGAACGTATTACAGGCCAAAGGCGCTTATGGTCCGGTATTACGTGAAGGTCAAGAGCTGGTGGTGACAGCACTGCCGCTTTATCACGTGTTTGCATTATCGGTAAACTGCTTGTTATTTATTGAAATGGGTGGTTCGAATCTATTGATCACCAATCCGCGTGATATTCCAGGATTCATTAAAGAGCTGGATAAACATGATGTGACCGCAATTACCGGGGTGAACACATTATTCAATGCCTTGGTTTGCAACGAAGATTTTCATACATTAGATCTTACCCACTTAAAACTCTCTGTTGGTGGTGGCATGGCTGTGCAACGAGCGGTGGCCGACAAGTGGAAAAAAATCACCGGTATTCATCTGTTAGAAGGGTATGGTTTGACGGAATGTTCACCGCTGGTGGCTGGTAATCCTTATGATCTAACAGATTACTCTGGTGCGATTGGTTTCCCTGTGCCCTCAACTGAAGCTCGTCTTGTTAACGAACAGGGTGAAGTGGTAGGACATAATGAAGTCGGTGAATTGCAAGTTCGCGGACCACAGGTGATGCAGGGCTACTGGCGTCGTCCAAATGCGACGCGAGAAGTGTTGACTGATGATGGGTGGTTATCGACCGGTGATATTGTGCGTTTTGACGATAATGGGATGATGTATATCGTTGATCGTAAGAAGGATATGATTCTGGTGTCTGGTTTTAATGTCTATCCTAACGAGATCGAAGATGTGGTGGCGTTGCACCATAAAGTGCTTGAGGTCGCGGCAATTGGTCAGACGCATGAAGTGTCAGGCGAAGTGGTCAAAGTCTACGTTGTTGCTCGCGATAATAGTTTGACCAAAGAAGAGCTCATTACACACTGCCGTGAGCATTTAACGGGGTATAAAGTGCCCAAAATTGTTGAGTTTCGCGATGAACTACCGAAAACGAATGTCGGAAAAATTCTCCGTAGAGTACTGCGTGAAGAGAATGAGCAGCAGCAAAAAAACGCGTAA
- the purU gene encoding formyltetrahydrofolate deformylase has translation MEKKTLLTHCSDEPGLISKITNICYKHQLNIIHNSEFVDNTTSQFFMRTELEGYFNDETLLADLDQALPEGALHQLVNSGRKRIVILVTKESHCLGDILMKNYDGSLDVEIAAVVGNYDKLQALTERFDIPYHCVSHEGLTRDQHDQKVLEAVNQYQPDYLVLAKYMRILTPEFVNQYPHRIINIHHSFLPAFIGAKPYQQAYDRGVKIIGATAHFVTSNLDEGPIIKQDVIPVDHTFSAQDMAQAGRDVEKNVLSKALGKVLNDHVFVEGNKTIIL, from the coding sequence ATGGAAAAGAAAACCCTGCTGACACACTGCAGCGATGAGCCTGGACTCATTTCAAAAATCACTAACATCTGTTACAAGCATCAGTTGAACATCATTCACAACAGCGAATTTGTAGATAACACCACAAGCCAGTTTTTTATGCGCACTGAGCTAGAAGGTTATTTCAATGACGAAACCTTGCTCGCCGATCTCGATCAAGCGTTACCTGAAGGTGCTCTGCACCAATTGGTAAACTCTGGTCGAAAACGCATCGTGATCTTGGTGACCAAGGAATCTCACTGTTTAGGTGATATTCTGATGAAAAACTACGATGGCAGTCTCGACGTAGAAATTGCAGCGGTAGTAGGTAACTACGATAAATTACAAGCCCTCACCGAACGTTTTGATATTCCTTATCATTGTGTCTCTCATGAAGGTCTTACTCGTGATCAACATGATCAAAAGGTACTAGAAGCGGTCAATCAATATCAACCGGATTACCTCGTATTGGCCAAATACATGCGCATTCTGACACCAGAGTTCGTCAACCAATACCCACATCGCATCATCAATATACACCACAGTTTCTTACCTGCTTTCATTGGTGCGAAGCCATATCAACAAGCTTATGATCGTGGCGTGAAAATCATTGGTGCCACTGCTCACTTTGTTACAAGCAATTTAGATGAAGGCCCAATCATCAAACAAGACGTTATCCCTGTTGACCACACCTTCAGTGCGCAAGATATGGCGCAAGCAGGTCGTGATGTAGAGAAAAACGTCTTGAGTAAAGCCCTTGGCAAGGTGCTCAACGACCACGTTTTTGTAGAAGGCAACAAAACCATCATTCTCTAG
- a CDS encoding alpha/beta fold hydrolase: MLTETKYTLADGELAAVEIGDAKSADTTIVFLHGWLDNAASFFTIMEAFHQLAPQYHLCAIDLPGHGLSTNKAGSNFYLFHDYVDDIYQLMPNFSPNRRILVGHSLGALISACYSAAFPEQVAGLVQIEGYAPLFEEPDACVARMREGVISRHQYRSVPARGYDSLKTAIRHRSQVNKIAPALITPVIERGMRQVGDLWYWRCDAKLKCDALYRMSPEHAKQIMEKVTCVDRVILGEEGYPHLHQQCTELTEKRPEVFTIAGGHHCHLEQPQQVAELILGLVNKINKELE; encoded by the coding sequence ATGTTGACTGAAACGAAGTATACACTGGCTGATGGTGAGCTCGCTGCCGTTGAGATAGGCGATGCGAAAAGTGCGGATACCACCATCGTGTTTTTACATGGATGGCTAGATAACGCTGCCAGTTTTTTTACTATCATGGAAGCTTTTCATCAGCTAGCCCCTCAATACCATTTATGTGCCATTGATCTTCCTGGGCACGGTTTGTCGACCAACAAAGCAGGTAGTAATTTCTATCTATTTCATGATTATGTGGACGACATCTATCAACTCATGCCAAATTTTTCACCAAATAGACGAATTTTGGTGGGTCACTCTCTTGGTGCTTTAATCTCAGCTTGCTATAGTGCCGCCTTTCCTGAGCAAGTTGCAGGATTAGTTCAAATTGAAGGTTATGCTCCGCTGTTTGAAGAACCCGATGCCTGTGTTGCACGAATGCGAGAAGGGGTGATCAGTCGTCATCAATATCGCAGTGTTCCTGCTCGAGGCTATGACAGCTTAAAAACGGCCATTCGTCATCGTTCCCAAGTGAACAAGATCGCGCCAGCATTGATTACGCCAGTGATTGAGCGAGGTATGCGACAAGTCGGAGACTTGTGGTATTGGCGTTGTGATGCAAAATTAAAATGTGATGCGCTGTACCGGATGAGCCCGGAGCATGCGAAACAGATTATGGAAAAGGTGACTTGTGTGGATCGAGTCATTTTAGGGGAGGAGGGATATCCTCATTTACATCAACAATGCACTGAACTGACGGAAAAAAGACCAGAAGTGTTTACCATTGCAGGTGGACACCATTGCCATCTGGAGCAGCCCCAACAAGTTGCTGAACTGATTCTTGGCTTGGTTAATAAAATTAATAAAGAGCTTGAGTAA
- the tsaB gene encoding tRNA (adenosine(37)-N6)-threonylcarbamoyltransferase complex dimerization subunit type 1 TsaB has product MSAKILAIDTATEMCSVALMVGDEIFSRNEIAPRDHTKKILPMVDEVLKEAGVSLSELDALAYGRGPGSFTGVRIGIGIAQGLALGADLPMIGISTLAAMAQGAYRRHGVEHVACAIDARMSEVYWGQYQRQQDGSWITVGNECVIPPSDLVAHLRHDNNTWAQVGTGWDAYQVEMAEVKLERTTTDVLYPESRDIVFLAKFELENGNTVPVEESSPVYLRDNVTWKKLPGRE; this is encoded by the coding sequence ATGAGCGCAAAAATTCTTGCCATCGATACCGCAACAGAGATGTGTTCTGTTGCTTTAATGGTGGGGGATGAGATTTTCTCCCGTAACGAAATTGCTCCACGCGATCACACGAAAAAGATCTTACCAATGGTCGATGAAGTGTTGAAAGAAGCTGGCGTGAGCTTATCTGAACTTGATGCTTTAGCCTATGGACGTGGCCCAGGCAGTTTTACGGGAGTGCGTATTGGGATTGGTATTGCTCAAGGTTTAGCGCTTGGTGCTGATTTACCAATGATAGGAATATCTACCCTAGCAGCGATGGCGCAGGGGGCTTATCGTCGTCATGGTGTTGAACATGTCGCATGTGCTATTGATGCACGAATGAGCGAAGTTTACTGGGGACAGTATCAACGTCAGCAAGATGGTAGCTGGATCACAGTTGGCAATGAATGTGTTATACCACCAAGTGACTTAGTGGCACATTTGCGTCACGATAACAATACTTGGGCACAAGTCGGCACAGGTTGGGATGCTTATCAAGTAGAAATGGCCGAGGTTAAGTTAGAACGTACCACGACGGATGTGCTGTATCCAGAATCGCGTGATATTGTTTTTCTTGCTAAATTTGAATTGGAAAATGGCAATACTGTTCCGGTGGAAGAATCCAGCCCAGTATATTTGCGTGATAACGTAACTTGGAAGAAGTTGCCAGGACGTGAATAA
- the rnd gene encoding ribonuclease D, whose protein sequence is MKYQIITTNSELERICAAARETDVVMLDTEFVRVRTYYPQLGLIQLYDGENASLIDPLAITDMTPFVALLKDTAVLKVLHACGEDIEVFFNEFGCVPTPMVDTQIMAAFLGYGLSTGFAALVKEFVGVELDKSESRTDWLARPLTAKQLDYAAADVFYLMPIYDALRTRVEQAGWLEAAWQESELQCIKRTRVTDPEKAYLDVKGAWQLTPKELAALKSLATWRHQEAIKRNLALNFVLRENEMLSIARELLLTPKAMEEAGVDAHAIRRHGAKLAAIVKDSLTIPADEYPEAIVPLMDYPGYKQLFKQLKDIVKAAAESKGLASEFVASKKQINQLLSWVWKKERDPAKLPDVMQGWRLALVGDKLNQKVQ, encoded by the coding sequence GTGAAATATCAGATAATAACAACCAATAGCGAATTAGAACGTATCTGCGCGGCGGCGCGTGAGACGGATGTAGTGATGCTAGATACGGAGTTTGTTCGGGTTAGAACTTACTACCCTCAATTGGGGTTAATCCAATTGTACGATGGTGAAAATGCCTCATTAATCGACCCTCTTGCTATCACAGATATGACGCCGTTTGTTGCGTTATTAAAAGATACTGCGGTACTCAAAGTCCTGCATGCATGTGGAGAGGACATTGAAGTGTTCTTCAATGAATTTGGTTGTGTGCCAACACCTATGGTTGATACTCAAATCATGGCGGCGTTTTTAGGGTATGGTTTATCAACTGGGTTTGCGGCTTTGGTTAAGGAATTCGTTGGTGTAGAGCTGGATAAGAGTGAATCTCGTACCGATTGGTTAGCAAGACCATTGACGGCGAAACAGCTTGACTACGCAGCGGCTGATGTCTTTTATCTTATGCCTATTTATGATGCGTTGCGTACGAGAGTAGAACAAGCTGGATGGTTAGAAGCCGCTTGGCAAGAATCTGAATTGCAATGCATTAAGCGAACTCGTGTTACCGATCCTGAGAAAGCCTATCTTGATGTTAAAGGGGCTTGGCAGCTTACGCCCAAAGAGCTAGCGGCGCTAAAATCGTTAGCTACATGGCGACACCAAGAGGCCATTAAACGTAACCTTGCGCTTAATTTTGTATTGCGTGAAAACGAAATGCTATCGATTGCGAGAGAGCTACTGCTAACACCTAAAGCGATGGAAGAAGCGGGAGTGGACGCCCATGCGATTCGCCGTCATGGCGCGAAGCTGGCCGCTATTGTAAAAGACTCATTAACCATTCCTGCTGACGAATATCCAGAGGCCATCGTGCCGTTAATGGATTACCCCGGGTATAAGCAGCTCTTTAAACAATTGAAAGATATTGTTAAAGCGGCTGCAGAGAGTAAAGGATTGGCCAGTGAGTTTGTCGCCTCGAAAAAACAGATCAACCAATTATTGAGTTGGGTGTGGAAGAAAGAGCGCGATCCCGCTAAGTTACCCGATGTGATGCAAGGATGGCGTTTGGCCTTAGTCGGGGATAAGCTCAACCAAAAAGTACAATGA
- a CDS encoding chromosome partitioning protein ParA: MVSINGLPPSIPGPNRASKAKKGQGKKSASTEVAAPSKLATAVSQSIRHVDEADIRGAQLHYDLPEGRARKAMEEYMDVMNRAKKEELAQLLGVDIYI, translated from the coding sequence ATGGTATCTATTAACGGTTTACCCCCTTCCATCCCCGGTCCTAATCGTGCATCAAAGGCTAAAAAGGGCCAAGGAAAAAAGAGCGCAAGCACGGAAGTAGCGGCTCCGTCGAAACTTGCAACTGCCGTTTCTCAATCGATACGCCATGTTGATGAAGCGGACATTCGTGGTGCTCAATTGCACTATGATTTACCGGAAGGACGAGCCCGAAAAGCAATGGAAGAGTATATGGATGTGATGAATCGAGCAAAAAAAGAGGAACTTGCTCAGTTATTAGGCGTCGATATATACATCTAA
- a CDS encoding Slp family lipoprotein, with protein MRWRFLLSFLPIVLLTACASLPPELAANDTAVVTDYSTWTETKPSAGSEVRLGGVIAGISNQANSTRLEIVNLPIDKAGRPDISQEPHGRFIAYVKGFIDPVTYAPDRLITLIGKTAANEQGKVGDYAYSFPVMKVTGYHLWKVEQRVIMDVGPFFYPCRGYYCRHFDRESNEGRVIQTVK; from the coding sequence ATGAGATGGAGATTTCTCCTTAGCTTCCTTCCAATCGTATTATTGACAGCCTGTGCGTCTTTGCCGCCAGAATTAGCAGCAAATGATACGGCTGTCGTGACTGATTACTCAACTTGGACTGAAACAAAACCATCTGCCGGTAGTGAAGTCCGTTTAGGTGGAGTAATCGCGGGAATTTCTAATCAGGCCAATAGCACTCGATTGGAAATTGTTAATCTCCCAATAGATAAAGCAGGACGCCCAGACATCAGCCAAGAACCTCATGGTCGGTTCATTGCTTATGTAAAAGGATTTATCGACCCAGTGACCTATGCTCCAGATCGTTTGATTACCTTAATTGGTAAAACGGCGGCGAATGAACAAGGTAAAGTTGGGGATTACGCTTACTCTTTCCCTGTGATGAAGGTAACTGGTTACCATTTATGGAAAGTAGAACAGCGCGTCATTATGGATGTCGGTCCTTTCTTTTATCCATGCCGGGGATATTACTGTCGACACTTCGATAGAGAATCTAATGAAGGTCGCGTGATTCAGACGGTAAAATAA
- a CDS encoding M3 family metallopeptidase, whose amino-acid sequence MTATQYLNDLNHRYLNVHRVKEDFFWETYMGISDDHEGSAKAQTAWTKFLSAAEQIQAIRDQLVQAEKITDAQEKAQTVQGLKGWLAMFESHAIESAEAQELKDQLIKFEADLFEKKKAYVMTYQNENDEAVEASLVSLGSTVRTNNHESVRQSAHQALLGLEQWVLNNGFIELIKLRNKFARSLGFDTFFDYSVAKGEKMTSEQLFTILDDFEQRTRSAHQRSLAALAAEKGESALTGHNFIYSFAGDVMRELDPYVPFAQSLRRWAESFGRLHIDYSGAELTLDLLDRKGKYPNGFCHGPIPSFYDQNQWIAAKVNFTSNAKPDQVGSGYDGINTLFHEGGHAAHFANVKLNAPCFSQEFAPTSMAYAETQSMFCDSLLTDADWLKTYALDAQGTPVPDEVIQAMIQSRQPFKAYEERSILVVPYFERALYQLSDDELTPERATALARECEQNILGLKCSPRPLMAIPHLLSDESACAYHGYLLAHMAVYQTRAYFLNRFGYLTDNPEIGPLLAEHYWHRGNSVSHNDTIKALTGEGFNAKYLADTCNLSVEEAWQVQQKKIAALAEREQTKPADLNATIRIVDGAKELASNAQSTEQMCDEFEQYITKHYFS is encoded by the coding sequence ATGACTGCAACCCAATACCTTAACGATCTTAACCACCGTTATTTGAATGTTCACCGCGTCAAGGAAGATTTTTTCTGGGAAACTTACATGGGCATCAGTGATGACCATGAAGGCTCGGCTAAAGCGCAAACGGCATGGACTAAGTTTCTGAGCGCAGCTGAGCAAATTCAAGCGATTCGTGATCAGCTAGTACAAGCTGAGAAGATCACCGATGCACAAGAAAAAGCACAAACGGTACAAGGCTTAAAAGGCTGGTTAGCCATGTTCGAATCCCATGCGATTGAATCGGCAGAAGCTCAAGAGCTCAAAGACCAACTGATTAAGTTCGAAGCTGATTTGTTTGAAAAGAAAAAGGCGTACGTAATGACGTACCAAAATGAAAACGATGAAGCAGTTGAAGCATCATTGGTTTCATTAGGTTCAACGGTACGTACTAATAACCATGAGTCGGTACGTCAAAGTGCTCACCAAGCTTTGCTTGGTTTAGAGCAATGGGTATTGAATAACGGTTTTATTGAACTGATCAAACTGCGTAATAAATTTGCTCGCTCGTTAGGGTTTGACACCTTCTTTGACTACTCTGTCGCTAAGGGTGAAAAGATGACCAGTGAGCAGTTGTTCACTATTTTAGACGACTTTGAACAGCGCACTCGTAGCGCTCATCAACGCAGTTTAGCGGCACTGGCTGCAGAAAAAGGCGAGAGTGCATTAACCGGTCATAACTTCATTTATTCATTTGCTGGTGATGTGATGCGCGAATTGGACCCGTACGTTCCTTTTGCACAATCGCTGCGCCGTTGGGCGGAATCCTTTGGCCGTTTGCATATCGATTATTCTGGTGCTGAACTAACGTTGGATTTACTCGATCGTAAAGGTAAGTATCCCAACGGTTTCTGTCATGGTCCGATTCCTTCTTTCTACGATCAGAACCAATGGATCGCAGCCAAGGTGAACTTCACCAGTAATGCAAAACCAGACCAAGTTGGTAGTGGTTATGATGGCATTAACACCTTGTTCCACGAAGGGGGGCATGCAGCTCACTTTGCGAATGTAAAACTTAATGCGCCATGTTTCTCTCAAGAGTTTGCACCTACATCAATGGCTTATGCAGAAACTCAATCTATGTTCTGCGATAGCTTATTAACCGATGCCGATTGGTTAAAAACCTATGCGCTGGATGCTCAGGGTACGCCTGTACCTGACGAAGTCATTCAAGCGATGATTCAGAGCCGTCAGCCATTTAAAGCATACGAAGAGCGTAGCATCCTAGTTGTTCCTTACTTTGAACGTGCGCTGTATCAGTTAAGTGATGATGAGTTAACACCAGAGCGTGCTACTGCGCTGGCTCGCGAATGTGAGCAAAACATTCTTGGTCTAAAGTGCAGCCCACGTCCATTAATGGCGATTCCGCACCTATTGTCTGATGAATCTGCGTGTGCTTACCATGGCTACTTGTTGGCACATATGGCGGTATATCAAACTCGTGCTTACTTCTTGAATCGTTTTGGCTACCTAACTGATAACCCAGAGATTGGTCCATTGCTTGCTGAGCATTACTGGCATCGCGGTAATAGTGTGTCGCACAACGACACCATTAAGGCGTTAACTGGAGAAGGGTTTAATGCTAAGTACTTAGCCGATACGTGTAACCTCTCGGTAGAGGAAGCGTGGCAAGTGCAGCAGAAAAAAATCGCGGCCTTGGCAGAGCGTGAGCAAACTAAGCCGGCGGATCTGAATGCGACTATTCGTATTGTCGATGGAGCGAAAGAGTTAGCTTCGAACGCGCAATCTACGGAACAAATGTGTGACGAGTTTGAGCAGTATATCACTAAGCATTATTTCAGCTAA
- a CDS encoding ATP-dependent DNA helicase, whose amino-acid sequence MIAKTFSQQGALGQAIPGFQPRQAQIDMAKAVDDVIRNDGQLVVEAGTGTGKTFAYLVPALLSGKKVIISTGSKNLQEQLYHRDLPLMIGALGFLGKTALLKGRSNYLCLDRLSRQMIESHTNESDPTLLSQLVKVRGWSSETKTGDLGECDALPEDSLVIPTITSTNDNCLGKECPSYQDCFVSKARRKAMDADVVVVNHHLFLADLAIKETGFGELIPEADVFIFDEAHQLPDIASQYFGQSLSSRQIQELAKDIEIGYRTEAKDMRQLQKMAEKLQNCAMDLRIVLGEPGYRGNWRDAMGSPSVQREIERLKDSLDFAIEVLKMALGRSQLLDTAYERANLIKGRLERVCDVSITGYSYWFDTTPRHFSLHITPLTVADKFHEQIEIKQGAWVFTSATLAVNDDFSHFTQRLGIKPKQQFSLPSPFDYQHQAKLCVPRYLPEPNSPGLADKLVRMLAPVIEENGGRCFFLCTSHSMMRDLGEKFRERLSLPVLLQGETSKQKTLAEFLELGNALLVATGAFWEGIDVRGDALSCVIIDKLPFTAPDDPLLKARIEDCRLRGGDPFAQVQLPEAVITLKQGVGRLIRDKKDRGALIICDNRLVTRDYGGIFLASLPPIPRTRDLQVISDFLGTLSETENN is encoded by the coding sequence ATGATCGCGAAAACCTTCTCTCAACAGGGCGCTTTAGGACAAGCGATACCTGGATTTCAACCTCGTCAAGCACAGATCGATATGGCAAAGGCTGTAGATGATGTGATTCGTAACGATGGTCAACTTGTGGTTGAAGCAGGTACGGGGACGGGGAAAACCTTTGCTTACTTAGTTCCTGCACTGCTTAGTGGTAAAAAAGTAATCATCAGTACGGGATCAAAAAATTTACAAGAACAACTTTATCATCGTGATCTGCCGCTTATGATCGGAGCATTGGGATTTCTTGGTAAAACCGCGCTGCTGAAAGGTCGTTCAAACTATCTTTGTCTTGACCGATTAAGTCGGCAGATGATTGAAAGCCATACCAATGAATCAGACCCAACCTTGCTCAGTCAACTAGTGAAAGTTCGCGGTTGGTCATCGGAAACCAAAACGGGCGATTTAGGCGAGTGTGATGCCTTACCGGAAGACAGCTTAGTCATACCCACTATTACCTCAACCAACGATAATTGTTTGGGTAAAGAGTGTCCGAGCTATCAAGACTGTTTTGTTTCAAAGGCGCGCCGCAAAGCAATGGATGCCGATGTGGTGGTGGTTAACCATCATCTGTTTTTGGCGGATTTGGCAATTAAAGAGACAGGATTTGGTGAGTTAATTCCTGAGGCCGATGTGTTCATTTTCGACGAAGCGCACCAGCTTCCTGATATTGCCAGCCAATACTTTGGTCAGTCGTTATCAAGCCGCCAGATTCAAGAGCTCGCGAAAGACATCGAAATCGGCTATCGCACCGAAGCAAAAGACATGCGCCAACTTCAGAAAATGGCTGAGAAGCTGCAAAACTGTGCGATGGATTTGCGCATTGTACTCGGTGAGCCGGGGTATCGTGGTAATTGGCGCGATGCGATGGGGTCACCGTCAGTACAAAGAGAGATAGAGCGTCTTAAAGACAGTTTAGATTTTGCCATTGAAGTATTAAAAATGGCGTTGGGCCGCAGCCAATTACTGGATACGGCTTATGAACGAGCCAACTTGATTAAAGGGCGATTAGAGCGGGTTTGCGATGTGTCGATTACTGGTTATTCCTATTGGTTTGATACCACGCCACGCCATTTTTCACTACACATTACGCCGCTTACAGTGGCTGACAAGTTCCATGAACAGATTGAAATCAAACAAGGCGCTTGGGTATTTACCTCAGCCACACTTGCGGTGAATGATGACTTTAGCCACTTTACCCAAAGGTTAGGGATCAAACCTAAACAGCAATTTTCATTACCGAGTCCATTTGATTATCAGCACCAGGCCAAACTCTGTGTGCCGCGATATTTGCCAGAACCAAATAGTCCAGGGTTGGCGGACAAATTAGTGCGCATGCTAGCACCGGTGATTGAGGAGAATGGCGGTCGTTGCTTCTTTTTATGCACATCACACAGCATGATGCGTGATTTAGGTGAAAAGTTTCGCGAGCGCTTGTCATTGCCCGTGCTTTTGCAAGGGGAAACCAGCAAGCAAAAAACATTAGCTGAGTTTCTTGAGTTAGGTAATGCGTTGCTGGTGGCAACCGGGGCTTTTTGGGAAGGAATTGATGTTAGAGGCGATGCACTAAGCTGTGTTATTATCGACAAACTTCCGTTTACCGCCCCTGACGATCCCTTATTGAAAGCTCGCATCGAGGATTGTCGGTTACGTGGGGGAGATCCTTTCGCTCAAGTGCAATTACCTGAAGCGGTAATTACCTTAAAGCAGGGGGTCGGACGACTTATTCGAGATAAGAAAGACCGAGGCGCGTTGATCATCTGTGATAACCGTTTGGTCACTCGGGATTATGGCGGTATTTTTCTCGCCAGTTTGCCTCCAATACCACGCACACGTGACTTGCAGGTGATTTCCGACTTTCTTGGTACATTATCAGAAACAGAAAATAATTAG